The proteins below are encoded in one region of Spirochaetaceae bacterium:
- a CDS encoding SRPBCC domain-containing protein produces MDEIANVGRFLSDNKMVWERRFSAPPERLWDALSTKDGLRRWFMPTRYEIAVNGRFSFDGGWEGTVSEAAPCQHIQFDVDGGSGAFLRFEMEAGNGACLFALIDRMGDGVDANNWPDAPAHRRHQPGGPGTHWSGVAAGYHRFVDALEEHLSGGGVSSDYDELCKAYQRVLDARFGR; encoded by the coding sequence ATGGACGAGATTGCCAACGTCGGAAGATTCCTCAGCGACAACAAGATGGTCTGGGAGCGTCGGTTTTCGGCGCCGCCGGAGCGGCTGTGGGACGCGCTGTCCACCAAGGACGGACTGAGGCGCTGGTTCATGCCGACCAGGTACGAGATAGCGGTGAATGGGCGGTTCTCGTTCGACGGCGGGTGGGAAGGCACGGTGTCGGAAGCGGCACCGTGCCAGCACATACAGTTTGACGTGGATGGCGGCAGCGGAGCGTTTCTGCGCTTCGAGATGGAGGCTGGAAACGGCGCATGTCTCTTTGCGCTGATAGACCGGATGGGTGATGGCGTGGATGCGAACAACTGGCCGGACGCGCCTGCGCATCGGCGTCATCAGCCAGGTGGCCCCGGAACCCACTGGAGTGGGGTAGCGGCCGGATACCATCGCTTCGTAGACGCGTTGGAAGAGCACCTCTCGGGTGGCGGGGTTTCGTCAGACTATGACGAACTGTGCAAGGCATATCAGCGCGTACTCGATGCTCGTTTTGGACGCTAA